From the genome of Lotus japonicus ecotype B-129 chromosome 6, LjGifu_v1.2, one region includes:
- the LOC130725249 gene encoding uncharacterized protein LOC130725249, protein MWLRNVEDEARRIWVAGKELGATATGDEGEILRRLAAMEHRYATEAGELAGLGPNMENGGKGFIGLIGTWGDMTEAIVVVNIYSPCRIEEKRSMWRAILEWKSSRTEALWCLGGDYNSVRSEDERRGVATAGGTQRRAILEFNNFFEELEVGLCRSISDHCSLLLQTKFQDWGPKSFRVLNCWFLEPKFKEFVVKVWEEFQCEGWGSFVLKEKLKGLKAKLKVWNKEVFGDVNSKRNDLVLQIEEDLDRKEEDVGLLATEVDARRLLCYEFWAVLKLQESLLCQKSISKWLKEGDHNTKYFHSIVNWRRRTNSIAGLMIDES, encoded by the exons ATGTGGCTGAGAAATGTGGAGGATGAGGCTAGAAGGATTTGGGTGGCGGGTAAAGAACTTGGGGCCACTGCAACAGGAGATGAAGGTGAAATTCTGAGAAGACTTGCAGCTATGGAGCATAGGTATGCTACTGAGGCAGGGGAGTTGGCTGGGTTGGGGCCAAACATGGAAAATGGTG GGAAGGGGTTCATTGGATTGATAGGAACATGGGGAGACATGACAGAAGCTATTGTAGTTGTTAACATATATTCCCCTTGCAGAATTGAGGAGAAGAGGAGTATGTGGCGAGCAATCCTTGAGTGGAAAAGTAGCAGAACAGAAGCTTTGTGGTGTTTGGGTGGAGACTATAATTCTGTTCGATCGGAGGATGAGAGAAGGGGGGTAGCTACAGCGGGGGGAACTCAGAGGAGAGCAATTCTGGAGTTTAACAATTTTTTTGAGGAGCTAGAG GTTGGTTTGTGTCGAAGCATTTCAGACCATTGCTCGTTGCTATTGCAAACAAAGTTTCAGGATTGGGGCCCAAAATCATTCAGAGTGCTTAATTGCTGGTTCTTGGAGCCTAAGTTTAAGGAGTTTGTGGTGAAAGTGTGGGAGGAATTTCAGTGTGAAGGATGGGGTTCCTTTGTGCTAAAAGAGAAACTCAAAGGGCTGAAAGCAAAACTGAAAGTGTGGAATAAGGAGGTGTTTGGTGATGTGAATAGTAAGAGGAATGACTTGGTGCTGCAGATAGAAGAGGATCTGGACCGGAAAGAAGAGGATGTGGGGTTGCTAGCAACAGAGGTGGATGCACGTAGGTTATTATGTTATGAGTTCTGGGCGGTTCTCAAGCTGCAGGAGTCTCTTCTTTGCCAAAAATCCATATCCAAGTGGCTCAAAGAAGGTGACCATAATACAAAATACTTTCACTCCATAGTTAACTGGCGTAGACGCACAAATTCAATCGCGGGTCTGATGATTGATGAGAGCTGA